In Triticum aestivum cultivar Chinese Spring chromosome 5B, IWGSC CS RefSeq v2.1, whole genome shotgun sequence, the following proteins share a genomic window:
- the LOC123116135 gene encoding ankyrin repeat-containing protein At2g01680-like: MAAVANASSMHPELLEAAMACHGSCRELTNLLNGGAADVPIEVVVDVDHPARPPASSLLLEGVTPDGDSALHIVAAYGYLKKKARAVYDKAPRLLGAHNGGGSTPLHRAARAGHAAMAALLVELARGEQVAGEDGRVETLVRMQNGLEETALHEATRAAQMPTMAELMAADPFLARVPDDGTAPLFLAVSLRHEEIARELHERDKKLSYSGPDGQNALHAAVLRSRGCASLRDARGRTFLHVAVTKKRYDIIRYACQTPMFSSIMNKQDNEGNTALHLAVEVGDWWSFTCLFANKEVDFNLPNNKQHTPREISVSSTPTGLYCLSHSWILIQQALISADATLHICRRNIMKKGPSSQSDAKIDAVISNSTQFLGLGLALITTMAFGAAFALPGGYRADDHLKEGTPTLSTEKVF; this comes from the exons ATGGCTGCTGTGGCAAACGCATCTAGCATGCATCCCGAGCTGCTGGAGGCGGCAATGGCATGCCATGGCAGCTGCAGGGAACTGACGAACCTTCTGAACGGAGGAGCGGCTGACGTGCCTATTGAGGTCGTCGTCGACGTCGACCACCCCGCGCGCCCACCAGCGTCGTCCTTGCTCCTGGAAGGGGTCACCCCAGACGGGGACTCCGCACTCCACATCGTAGCAGCCTACGGGTACCTGAAGAAAAAAGCCAGGGCAGTCTACGACAAGGCGCCGCGCCTCTTGGGCGCGCACAACGGCGGCGGCAGCACGCCGTTGCACCGCGCCGCCAGGGCCGGCCACGCCGCGATGGCCGCTCTCCTCGTTGAGCTGGCGAGAGGGGAACAAGTCGCTGGTGAAGATGGGAGGGTGGAGACGCTGGTGAGGATGCAGAACGGGCTCGAGGAGACAGCCCTGCACGAGGCGACCCGCGCTGCTCAGATGCCCACGATGGCTGAGCTGATGGCAGCGGACCCCTTCCTCGCTCGCGTCCCGGACGACGGAACCGCGCCGTTGTTCCTCGCCGTCTCCCTGCGACATGAGGAAATCGCGCGGGAGCTCCACGAGAGAGACAAGAAGCTGTCATACTCCGGGCCTGATGGGCAGAATGCTCTTCATGCTGCAGTTCTTCGAAGCAGAG GTTGCGCCAGCTTACGTGACGCCCGTGGGAGAACTTTTCTCCATGTTGCCGTCACGAAGAAAAGATATGATATAATTCGGTATGCGTGCCAGACACCCATGTTTTCGTCAATTATGAACAAGCAAGATAATGAAGGAAACACTGCACTACATCTAGCTGTGGAGGTTGGGGACTGGTGGAGTTTCACTTGTCTCTTCGCAAACAAAGAAGTAGATTTTAATCTACCAAACAACAAGCAACATACCCCGCGAGAAATTTCAGTTAGCAGTACTCCAACCGGGTTGTACTGCCTGTCG CACTCATGGATTTTGATACAACAAGCTCTCATATCTGCCGACGCTACACTTCATATCTGTCGGCGAAATATCATGAAAAAGGGACCTAGTAGCCAATCTGACGCTAAGATTGATGCGGTAATATCAAACTCAACGCAATTTCTCGGCCTTGGCTTAGCATTAATTACAACAATGGCTTTTGGTGCTGCTTTCGCCTTACCTGGGGGTTACAGAGCAGATGACCACCTTAAGGAAGGAACACCAACTCTATCTACCGAAAAAGTATTCTAA